TCGGCAACGGCGCCAACGCGACGACGCCCGGCGGCAACGGCGGCGACGGCGGAATTCTGTTCGGCAACGGCGGTAATGGAGCCGCCGGCAATCCTGGTCAGGCCGGTGGAAGCGGCGGGGCCGCCGGGCTGATCGGCAACGGCGGCCGCGGCGCGGCAGGCGGGGCCGGCGCGCGCGGCGGCCACGGCGGCGCCGGCGGGCTGCTGTTCGGAAACGGGGGCAGCGGCGGCGCCGGAGGGTCCGGGGTCGCCGGGGTCAACGGCGGGATCGGTGCGGCCGGCGGCGACGGCGGCAGCGCCGGGTTGTGGGGCGCCGGGGGTGCCGGCGGCACCGGCGGTACCGGCGCCACGGGTGCTAACGGCAATCCCGTTCCGGCTACCCCGGTGACGCCGGCGGCTGGGGGCAGCGCGGGCACGAACAATCCCAGCGGCAATGGCGGCCACGGCGGCGCGGGAACCGCCGGCGCATCCGCCGGGCAGGCCGGCGGCGCCGGCGGCGACGGTGGCTCGGGCATGTCCAGCGGAAGCGTCACCGGCGGGGACGGCGGTGCCGGTGGCGACGGCGGCGACGCGCCCGGCGGCGGCGCACCCGGCGGGACGGGCGGTGCCGGTGGCGACGCCGGCGCCACCGGCGGCGGCAGCACCGCCATCGGCGGCGCCGGCGGTGCCGGCGGTGATGGCGGCGGCGGGGCCAGCGGCGGGGCGGGCGGAACCGGCGGCGGGGCCGCCATCGCCAGCTTTGGCTCCGCCACCGGGGGTGTCGGCGGGGCCGGGGGTGCCGGTGGGGTCGGTGGGGCCGGTGGGGCCGGCGGGGCCGGTGGCTTCGCCAACGCTCCTGCCGGCGCCGCCATCGGCGGGAACGGTGGGCCCGGTGGGGCCGGGGGCGCTGGCGCCGCCGGCGGGGCCGGCAGCACCGGCGGGGCCGGTGGGGCCGGGGGTAATGGCGGGTTGCTGTTCGGGGTTGGGGGTGCCGGTGGGGCCGGGGGTGCCGGTGGGGCCGGCGGCCTCGGCGCAAATGGCGGCATCGGGGGTGCTGGCGGTGCGGGCGGCGACGTCACCAGCGCTTCAGGCTCCGGCGGCGATGGCGGGGACGGAGGCGCGGGCGGTGATGGCGGTGATGGCGGTTCCGGTGGAGCGGGTGGCAACGGCGGCGCCGGCGGCAGGGGCGGACTGTTCGACAGCGCGGGCAACCCGGGCGCCGGTGGGGCAGGCGGAGCCGGCGGTGGCGCCGGCTCGGGTGCCGTGGGCGGCCTCGGCGGCGCGGCCGGCGCGGGGTCCATCCCGGGGAGCGCCGGTGCCGCCGGCAAATCCGGGGCATCAGGCGTGACGGGGGCACCCGGAGCGCCCGGCGCGGTCGGCTGACCGGGGGGCGGCGACCCGTCACCGCAGCCGGCGCCGATCGGCTCGCAGCCCCCGGATGCCGTCAGCTTCGGCTCCACGAGGATGGGTGCCGCGCCGCGGCTGGCAATGCCCGCTGACGCGGTCGAGCAGGTCCGCCGTTGGCCCGGCGCAGCCCGCACTGGGCGTGCGGATCGATCAAGAATTCGCGCTGACCTATTAACGGACTACCCGCGCCGGGCAACCAGCGCTCAACGAATACGGGTCTCGGTCTGGGCATCGAAAAAGCGCACTTCGACCGCGTGTGGCACGATCGACAACGCCTCGCCCACACTGACCCCGGTGCGGCGGTCCGCGCGGAACACGATCCGTTGCGCGCGTGACGACCACCCCTCCTGCGCGACGGGCGTTGCGTAGACGAACGATTCGAAGCCAAGCTCTTCGACCAGCTCGACGCGAACGGTCAACGCTCCCGGTGTGCCCGCCGGCACCACGTCCCACGACTCCGGCCGAACACCGACCAGCACACGGCCAACCACTCCGCGGGGAACCGGTATCGACAGGTCGGGTGATTTCACGACGCCGTCGGCCACCGCCGCGTCGATGAGGTTCATCGCCGGCGCCCCGATGAAGGTCGCGACAAACGTGTTGACCGGGTTGTCGTACAGCGCTCGAGGAACGTCGACCTGTTGCAGCACACCATCTTTGAGCACTGCGACCCGGTCACCCATCGTCATCGCCTCCACCTGATCGTGGGTGACGTACACGGTGGTGGTGCCGAGCCTGCGCTGCAATTCCGAGATCTGCGATCGGGTGCTCACCCGCAGCTTGGCATCCAGATTCGACAGCGGCTCATCCATGCAGAACACCCGGGGCCGCCGCACGATCGCACGTCCCATCGCCACCCGTTGGCGCTGCCCACCGGACAGTTTCGAAGGCTTGCGGTCAAGCAGCTCGGTCAGTTCCAGCATGGTGGCGACTTCGAGCACGCGCTGTCGGGTCTCGGCGCGCGATGCGCCGGCGTTTCGCAGCGCGAACCCCATGTTGGCGGCCACCGTCATGTTCGGGTACAGCGCGTAGTTCTGGAACACCATCGCGACGTCGCGAGCCCGCGGCGGAAGGTGCGTCACATCCTGATCACCGATCGTGATATGGCCACGCTCAACGGATTCCAGCCCAGCCAAGAGGCGAAGGACGGTGGACTTGCCGCAACCCGAAGGACCGACGAGCACCAGAAACTCACCGTCGGCGATGTCGAGGTCCAGGTTGTCGACGGCCGGCGCGTCGGCGCCGGGATAGCGGTGGGTGACCGCGCGGTACTGGACTTTAGCCATGGCGCGCCAGCTTGCGCTTGATCTGGCGGTCGAGGATGACTTGCAGTTGCCGGTCGATCTCGGCGAAGGTCGTGGTCACGTCGGCCCCCTGCAGCCCGATGGATTCCAGGCCGGCCGAGATGATGCGGTCGCCGCCGGGCAGGAACACGCGCGCGTAATCCTGCGGGCGAGTGTGCGGGAGCTGGTCGAGCGCCACCCGGGCGGCGGGATTGCTCGCCAGGTAGTCCTGTTCGCTGGGGTCGTCGCCGGCGGATTTTCGCACCGCCAGATAGCCGGTGCGCTGGCTGAAGTAGGCGGTGTTTGCCGGGTTGGTGACGAACGCAATGAACTTGAGCGCGTTCACTTTCCGCTCCTCGGACAGCTTCGCGGGAACCGCCAGCCCCGCCCCGCCCGTCGGACAGGCGGGCGCTCCACCGGGGCCGGTGGGCAGCGGCGCCGCCCCGACATCGAATCGAGCCGCGGCGGTGATGCCGGTCAGGGCGCCGGTCGATGCCACGGCGGAGGCCAGGATGCCGGTGGCGAACTCGTTGGCCACATCGTTGGCGATTACCGCGTAACCCTTGCGGTGGACCGAATCCCGGAAAAAGTTGCCCGCCGCAATCGTGGCCGGGTCGGTGAACCTCAAGGCCCACTCGTCGGAGTAGGCGCCGCCGAATGCCCAGTTTGGTCCTTCGAACGTCCACGAAATCAACTGGGCGTTGGCCCAGCCGTGCGCCGATTTCCCAGCGCCGACGACGCGCTGCAGCCGCGGACCCCAGTCGTCGAATTCCTGCCAACTTTGCGGCCCGCGGTCGGGCAGGCCGGCCAGCTCCCAGGCCACCTTGTTGTAGTAGAACAGCGGCGTCGAGCGCGCATAGGGCAACGCATAGTGGCGTCCATCGAACTCGTAGTCGGCCAGCATCGTGTCGACGTAATCGGTGGTGTCCACTCCGACTTGACGAAACAGGTCATCGAGCGGGGCGATGACGCCGCTGAGGGCGAAATGGAACCACCAAATGTCGTCCAACACAACGACATCGGGAACATCGGTGCCGATGAGCGCCGCGTTGAACTTCTGCGCCACTTCGTCATAGTCCTTGCCGGCGTCGATCAGCTTGACCGGCAACGCGGGGAACTCGCGCTGGAAGCGGCCGATGAGTTCTCGTTCCACCCCACCGGATTGACCAGGGTGATTGGACCAGAAGGTGATCGGTCCAGAACCCGACTTCACCGAGACGCCGCGGCCCATCCCTGCACAGCCAGCTGCGACGGTCGCACTCGCTAGCGCCAAGAAGCTCCGTCGGCTCAGGGCGTCCATGTCAACCCTTGACCGCGCCCGAGGTGAGGCCCTTGATCATCTGCCGTTGCAAGGCGATGAAGATGAGCAGGATGGGCAGCATCGCCAGCAGCGTCACCGCCATCACCGGACCCCAGTTCGTCACACCCTCGGCTTGCTGGAGGAAGGTCAGGCCCACCGGCAGCGGCGCCACCGATTCGTCGTCGGACATCAAGAACGGCCAAAGGTACTCGTTCCATTCGTTGACCACCGTGATGATGCCGAAGGCCACCATGGTGGGCCCGGACATCGGTAACACGACCCGCAGCAGAAGTTGCCACCAACGCGCGCCATCCATCCGGGCCGCCTCGATGACCTCGGACGGCAGCGACTGAAAATGGTTGCGCATCAAGAAGGTTCCGAATGCGACTCCCGCGAGGGGCACGATGATGCCGGGGAAGGTATTGCGCAGGCCCACCTGCGAGATCAACGCGTAGTTCGAGATCACGGTGATCTGGTTGGGCACCATCAGCGCGGCGATGATCAACAAGAACACCGCGTTCTTGCCCGGAAACCGCACGAACACCAAGCCAAACGCGCTGAGCACACCAAGGACGAACTTCACCACGGCCAGCACCGACGTGATGATCAGCGAATTGCGCAGGAACCTCCAGAATGGAATCTGCTCGGTGGCCGTCCGGTAGTTCTGTGGATACCAGCGCGGCGGCCACCACGTGGTCGGTTGCGAGTAGATGTCGGGCTGGTCCTTGAACGACGTGAAGAAGACGAATACCAGCGGCCCGGCGATCAACACGACAACCAGGAACATCGCCGCATAGCCGAGCAGTCGCGCGGTCCCGCGACGCCGATCCTCGGTCACTGCCGCTGCCCCCGATCCATGACACGCACCTGGTAGTACGTCACGGCCAGCAAGGCCAGGAACATGATCGTGGCGACGGTGGCGCCGTAACCGGCCCGGAAATTCCTGAAGGTCTCCAAGTACACCTGATACACCATGGTCGTGGTGCCGGTGCCGAGCGGGCCGCCTCGCGTCATGACGTTGATGATGTCGAACACCTGCAACGAGTTGATCAGCACCGTGATCGACAGGAAGAAGGTGGTCGGACGCAGCTGGGGCAACAGCACTCGGCGGAAGGTGGCCCAGCGGCTGGCGCCGTCGATTTCGGCCGCCTCCAACAGGTCTCGGCGTACCCCTTGCAACGCGGCCAGATAGATGACGAAGGTGTACCCGAGGTTTTTCCATATGTAGGTCACGGTCACCATGAACAACGCCCAGCGCTGGTCCTGGTAGAAGTCGGGCACGCCGATTCCAACACGGTGCAACAGGTCTTGCGCCAGACCGAAATGCGGGTCGAAGACAAACTGGGCCGCCAGGCCGACGGCGGCACCCGAGATCACAAAGGGCGCGAACACGGTGGAACGCACCAGATTCCGTCCCCGCAGCGGTTGATCGAGCAGCGTGGCCAGAACCAGGCCCAGCACCATCGAACCAATCACCGCCGCGGCGGTGAACACCGCGGTGTTGAGCACGATTTGACGGGTATCCGAACGCGTGAACCACTCCGCGTAATTCGACAACCCCACAAACTGCGCGCTCGTATCGGAGATATTCCAGTCGAAAAACGACAGCCGGATGTTGTCGGCCAACGGCCGGTAGATGAACAACACCAACAGCGCGACATTGGGACCCACCAAGACGGCGAACAACAGATAATCCCTGGACGGCCGGTCTCGCCATGGCCGCGGCGTCGTCACCACGGGCGCAGTGTAGCCGCTGGCTTTTCGCCGAAAGTGCGGCCACGGTCGTGCTTGATGCGCGAACGACAGCCATGGCGGCAATCTCGGCGCGTTACGCCGTTTCGGTCACGGCCCATCGCCGGGAGGAGGCCCGCCATGTCGGCCCGGGTCAGAATCCGCTTCCGTCAAGGCGGCTAGCCGAGCGCCGCCCGCAGCGACGCCACCACGTCATCGATCGAGCCGGTGGTCGTATAGCCGGCGGCCAGCAGGTGGCCGCCGCCGCCGAACC
This is a stretch of genomic DNA from Mycobacterium lacus. It encodes these proteins:
- a CDS encoding ABC transporter ATP-binding protein; amino-acid sequence: MAKVQYRAVTHRYPGADAPAVDNLDLDIADGEFLVLVGPSGCGKSTVLRLLAGLESVERGHITIGDQDVTHLPPRARDVAMVFQNYALYPNMTVAANMGFALRNAGASRAETRQRVLEVATMLELTELLDRKPSKLSGGQRQRVAMGRAIVRRPRVFCMDEPLSNLDAKLRVSTRSQISELQRRLGTTTVYVTHDQVEAMTMGDRVAVLKDGVLQQVDVPRALYDNPVNTFVATFIGAPAMNLIDAAVADGVVKSPDLSIPVPRGVVGRVLVGVRPESWDVVPAGTPGALTVRVELVEELGFESFVYATPVAQEGWSSRAQRIVFRADRRTGVSVGEALSIVPHAVEVRFFDAQTETRIR
- a CDS encoding ABC transporter substrate-binding protein; translation: MDALSRRSFLALASATVAAGCAGMGRGVSVKSGSGPITFWSNHPGQSGGVERELIGRFQREFPALPVKLIDAGKDYDEVAQKFNAALIGTDVPDVVVLDDIWWFHFALSGVIAPLDDLFRQVGVDTTDYVDTMLADYEFDGRHYALPYARSTPLFYYNKVAWELAGLPDRGPQSWQEFDDWGPRLQRVVGAGKSAHGWANAQLISWTFEGPNWAFGGAYSDEWALRFTDPATIAAGNFFRDSVHRKGYAVIANDVANEFATGILASAVASTGALTGITAAARFDVGAAPLPTGPGGAPACPTGGAGLAVPAKLSEERKVNALKFIAFVTNPANTAYFSQRTGYLAVRKSAGDDPSEQDYLASNPAARVALDQLPHTRPQDYARVFLPGGDRIISAGLESIGLQGADVTTTFAEIDRQLQVILDRQIKRKLARHG
- a CDS encoding carbohydrate ABC transporter permease, which encodes MTEDRRRGTARLLGYAAMFLVVVLIAGPLVFVFFTSFKDQPDIYSQPTTWWPPRWYPQNYRTATEQIPFWRFLRNSLIITSVLAVVKFVLGVLSAFGLVFVRFPGKNAVFLLIIAALMVPNQITVISNYALISQVGLRNTFPGIIVPLAGVAFGTFLMRNHFQSLPSEVIEAARMDGARWWQLLLRVVLPMSGPTMVAFGIITVVNEWNEYLWPFLMSDDESVAPLPVGLTFLQQAEGVTNWGPVMAVTLLAMLPILLIFIALQRQMIKGLTSGAVKG
- a CDS encoding carbohydrate ABC transporter permease; protein product: MTTPRPWRDRPSRDYLLFAVLVGPNVALLVLFIYRPLADNIRLSFFDWNISDTSAQFVGLSNYAEWFTRSDTRQIVLNTAVFTAAAVIGSMVLGLVLATLLDQPLRGRNLVRSTVFAPFVISGAAVGLAAQFVFDPHFGLAQDLLHRVGIGVPDFYQDQRWALFMVTVTYIWKNLGYTFVIYLAALQGVRRDLLEAAEIDGASRWATFRRVLLPQLRPTTFFLSITVLINSLQVFDIINVMTRGGPLGTGTTTMVYQVYLETFRNFRAGYGATVATIMFLALLAVTYYQVRVMDRGQRQ